From Eleftheria terrae, the proteins below share one genomic window:
- a CDS encoding ATPase, T2SS/T4P/T4SS family, giving the protein MSDAILSLNEPTLPMPLDELPRQAPTPAMAPATPPAGLREKTQHAPFRWPTPPFGAYPAATEQQQPLECEIEGLNGRQMRGRLIFFVPGEGVVHVQVPPARTTMALRFSQFRALHILEPLRPLAVASDDPHAAMLDLRPRLSYSVHMSSGEALRGETVGHVETDDGLFLFPPADDHGGVHRLFVPRQGYTGVDVGPRIGELLVAHNAATPRQVEQAAAQQQELRDRKLGDILVTRKIVSAEKLLAALEQQSRMPMVRIGEALVSLGMVTQADLDGALEQQKTDRKLPLGELLVQSNLVSRQDLQTALAHKMGYPLVDVMNFPADPEALRKVPSSVAARLNALPLVVRDGRLVVALEDPSRRAVLEELEFVSQLKIVPALAQFGDIETAVRLAYEKMGSDAWTLRGAPAVIEFDAGDTGRLIETLEKEGTPTQTPAEEDAQIEQSDNSLVRLINNMIVEAHGQGVSDIHVESYPGREKLKIRFRKDGLLQSYLELPHTYRNALISRIKIMCDLDISERRKPQDGKINFARYVPSHKIELRVATIPTNNGLEDVVMRILASAKPLPLDDLGLSDYNLRHLKEAVQRPYGMVLCVGPTGSGKTTTLHSAMSYINVPERKIWTAEDPVEITQPGLRQVQMNPKIDWTFARALRSFLRADPDVIMVGEIRDEETAKIAVEASLTGHLVLSTLHTNSAPETVTRLLDMGMDPFNFADSLLAVLAQRLVRRLCSACRQSRPATEEEIEELLGDYLHAWGPAPEPAERQALLDGWIARHGRNGRLVHHHSVGCEKCGQTGFRGRAGLHELMVASRELRRLVQTGARAEELQRLALREGMRTLRQDGIEKVLQGVTTLAEVRATSNS; this is encoded by the coding sequence ATGTCTGATGCGATCCTGTCCCTGAACGAGCCGACCCTGCCCATGCCGCTGGACGAGCTGCCGCGCCAGGCTCCGACCCCGGCCATGGCGCCTGCCACGCCGCCGGCGGGGCTGCGGGAGAAGACGCAGCACGCGCCCTTCCGCTGGCCCACGCCCCCCTTCGGCGCCTATCCCGCGGCCACCGAGCAGCAGCAGCCCCTGGAATGCGAGATCGAGGGCCTGAACGGCCGCCAGATGCGCGGCCGGCTGATCTTCTTCGTGCCGGGCGAGGGCGTGGTCCATGTGCAGGTGCCGCCGGCGCGCACCACCATGGCCCTGCGCTTCAGCCAGTTCCGCGCGCTGCACATCCTGGAGCCCCTGCGGCCGCTGGCGGTGGCCAGCGACGACCCGCACGCAGCCATGCTGGACCTGCGCCCGCGCCTGAGCTACAGCGTGCACATGAGCAGCGGTGAGGCCTTGCGCGGCGAGACGGTGGGCCATGTCGAGACCGACGACGGGCTCTTCCTGTTCCCGCCAGCCGATGACCACGGCGGTGTCCACCGCCTCTTCGTGCCGCGCCAGGGCTACACCGGCGTCGACGTGGGCCCGCGCATCGGCGAGCTGCTGGTGGCGCACAACGCTGCCACGCCCCGCCAGGTGGAGCAGGCGGCTGCGCAGCAGCAGGAACTGCGCGACCGCAAGCTGGGCGACATCCTGGTCACCCGCAAGATCGTCTCGGCCGAAAAACTGCTCGCGGCGCTCGAGCAGCAGTCGCGCATGCCCATGGTGCGCATCGGCGAGGCGCTGGTCTCGCTCGGCATGGTGACCCAGGCCGACCTGGACGGCGCGCTGGAGCAGCAGAAGACCGACCGCAAATTGCCGCTGGGCGAATTGCTGGTGCAAAGCAACCTGGTCTCCCGCCAGGACCTGCAGACGGCGCTGGCCCACAAGATGGGCTACCCGCTGGTGGACGTGATGAACTTCCCGGCCGACCCCGAGGCCCTGCGCAAGGTGCCTTCGTCGGTGGCGGCGCGGCTCAACGCCCTGCCGCTGGTGGTGCGCGATGGCCGGCTGGTGGTGGCGCTGGAAGACCCCTCGCGCCGCGCGGTGCTGGAGGAACTGGAGTTCGTCAGCCAGCTCAAGATCGTGCCGGCGCTGGCGCAGTTCGGCGACATCGAGACGGCCGTGCGCCTCGCCTACGAGAAGATGGGCAGCGACGCCTGGACGCTGCGCGGCGCGCCGGCGGTGATCGAGTTCGACGCGGGAGACACCGGCCGCCTGATCGAGACGCTGGAGAAGGAAGGCACCCCGACCCAGACGCCCGCCGAGGAAGACGCGCAGATCGAGCAGTCGGACAACTCGCTGGTGCGGCTGATCAACAACATGATCGTCGAGGCCCATGGCCAGGGCGTGTCCGACATCCACGTCGAGAGCTACCCCGGACGCGAGAAGCTCAAGATCCGCTTCCGCAAGGACGGCCTGCTGCAGTCCTACCTGGAGCTGCCCCACACCTACCGCAACGCCCTGATCTCGCGCATCAAGATCATGTGCGACCTCGACATCTCCGAGCGCCGCAAGCCCCAGGACGGCAAGATCAACTTCGCCCGCTACGTGCCCAGCCACAAGATCGAGCTGCGGGTGGCCACCATCCCCACCAACAACGGCCTGGAGGACGTGGTCATGCGCATCCTGGCCTCGGCCAAGCCGCTGCCGCTGGACGACCTGGGCCTCAGCGACTACAACCTGCGCCACCTCAAGGAGGCCGTGCAGCGCCCCTACGGCATGGTGCTGTGCGTCGGCCCCACCGGCTCGGGCAAGACCACCACGCTGCACTCGGCCATGAGCTACATCAACGTGCCCGAGCGCAAGATCTGGACCGCCGAGGACCCGGTGGAGATCACCCAGCCCGGGCTGCGCCAGGTCCAGATGAACCCCAAGATCGACTGGACCTTCGCACGCGCCCTGCGCAGCTTCCTGCGCGCCGATCCCGACGTCATCATGGTCGGCGAGATCCGCGACGAGGAAACCGCCAAGATCGCCGTCGAGGCCTCCCTCACCGGCCACCTGGTGCTCTCCACCCTGCACACCAACAGCGCCCCGGAAACCGTCACCCGGCTGCTGGACATGGGCATGGACCCGTTCAACTTCGCCGACTCGCTGCTCGCCGTGCTGGCCCAGCGCCTGGTGCGCCGCCTCTGCAGCGCCTGCCGCCAGAGCCGCCCGGCCACCGAGGAAGAAATCGAGGAGCTGCTCGGCGACTACCTGCATGCCTGGGGCCCTGCGCCCGAGCCCGCCGAGCGACAGGCCTTGCTGGACGGCTGGATCGCCCGCCACGGCCGCAACGGCCGGCTGGTGCACCACCACAGCGTGGGCTGCGAGAAGTGCGGCCAGACCGGCTTCCGTGGCCGGGCCGGCCTGCACGAGCTGATGGTGGCCTCTCGCGAACTGCGCCGCCTGGTGCAAACCGGCGCCCGAGCCGAGGAGCTGCAGCGCCTGGCTCTGCGCGAGGGCATGCGCACGCTGCGGCAGGACGGCATCGAGAAAGTCCTGCAAGGCGTCACCACGCTCGCCGAAGTACGTGCCACCAGCAACTCGTAG
- the xseB gene encoding exodeoxyribonuclease VII small subunit, which translates to MAHIPTPAPGAEPASYEDALAELERLVSELESGQLPLDRLLQSYQRGAQLLTYCRGRLEVVEQQVKVLEEGQLKPWMQA; encoded by the coding sequence ATGGCCCACATCCCTACCCCTGCCCCGGGCGCCGAGCCCGCGAGCTACGAAGACGCGCTGGCCGAGCTGGAGCGGCTGGTGTCCGAACTCGAGTCCGGCCAGCTGCCGCTGGACCGCCTGCTGCAGAGCTACCAGCGCGGCGCGCAGCTGCTGACCTACTGCCGCGGCCGCCTGGAGGTCGTGGAGCAGCAGGTCAAGGTGCTGGAAGAGGGCCAACTGAAACCTTGGATGCAAGCATGA
- a CDS encoding aromatic ring-hydroxylating oxygenase subunit alpha, translating into MSDLSIALEQSHTQLPVTAYFDGGLFRREMELIFHGYPRYLGHELAVPQVGDYYALPHEGEGRALVRTPQGVELISNVCRHRQAVMLRGRGNTRSHIVCPLHRWTYGLDGQLLGAPHFADDPCLNLNNYKVQRWNGLVFEGNGRDVAADLAGLGPRAALDFDGFVLDKVELHECDYNWKTFIEVYLEDYHVGPFHPGLGNFVTCDDLRWEFGKHHSVQTVGIANRLGKPGSDVYRRWHDAVLNFGNGQQPPHGAIWLTYYPTVMVEWYPHVLVVSTLYPKGPQKTLNVVEFYYPEEIAAFEREFVEAQQAAYMETCIEDDEIALRMDAGRKALMERGDNEVGPYQSPMEDGMQHFHEWYRAAMRLKG; encoded by the coding sequence ATGTCAGACCTAAGCATTGCCCTTGAGCAAAGCCACACGCAACTGCCGGTAACGGCATATTTCGACGGCGGACTGTTCCGCCGCGAGATGGAGCTCATCTTCCATGGCTATCCCCGCTACCTGGGGCACGAACTCGCCGTGCCTCAGGTGGGGGACTATTACGCGCTGCCCCATGAAGGCGAGGGGCGGGCGTTGGTGCGCACGCCGCAAGGGGTGGAGCTGATTTCGAACGTCTGCCGCCATCGCCAGGCCGTGATGCTGCGCGGCCGGGGCAACACCCGCAGCCACATCGTCTGCCCGCTGCACCGCTGGACCTACGGGCTGGACGGTCAACTGCTCGGTGCGCCGCATTTCGCCGACGACCCCTGCCTGAACCTCAACAACTACAAGGTCCAGCGCTGGAACGGCCTGGTGTTCGAGGGCAACGGCCGGGATGTCGCTGCAGACCTGGCGGGCCTGGGGCCGCGCGCGGCGCTCGACTTCGACGGCTTCGTGCTGGACAAGGTCGAGCTGCACGAGTGCGACTACAACTGGAAGACCTTCATCGAGGTCTACCTCGAGGACTACCACGTCGGTCCTTTCCACCCCGGCCTGGGCAACTTCGTGACCTGCGACGACCTGCGCTGGGAGTTTGGCAAGCACCACTCGGTGCAGACGGTGGGCATCGCCAACCGCCTGGGCAAGCCGGGCTCGGACGTCTACCGGCGCTGGCACGATGCGGTGCTGAACTTCGGCAACGGCCAGCAGCCGCCGCATGGCGCAATCTGGCTGACCTACTACCCGACCGTCATGGTCGAGTGGTACCCGCATGTGCTGGTGGTCTCCACGCTGTACCCGAAGGGCCCGCAGAAGACGCTCAACGTGGTGGAGTTCTACTACCCCGAGGAGATTGCGGCGTTCGAGCGTGAGTTCGTCGAAGCCCAGCAGGCGGCCTACATGGAAACCTGCATCGAAGACGACGAGATCGCCCTGCGCATGGATGCCGGCCGCAAGGCCCTGATGGAGCGAGGCGACAACGAGGTGGGCCCCTACCAGAGCCCGATGGAAGACGGCATGCAGCACTTCCACGAGTGGTACCGGGCCGCCATGCGCCTGAAGGGCTGA
- the senA gene encoding selenoneine synthase SenA, protein MEWVDIDTPEMRRSGRDLLSLALIDSRNCTLHRFSAFEPPLQLPPVAEFDPPLWTLGHAGWFQEYWVGRNLERHRGLAADPRRPRLASIEPNADAWYDPAGVPADQRWSLPLPSSEATRSYLVETLESTLELLNHAPETDEGLYFFRLALFHEDALAEGLAVAAQTLGLPVPGLEWPLPAALREPIGLPGGGWRLGSDPAGFAFDNEMPAHEVRLAEFEIDAQPVSWAQYAEFIEDGGYDNADWWTAEGWAWLQLTGRRAPRHVEQVRHRVMVRRGNSLVQVAAQTPVMHVNWYEARAWCRWAGRRLPSEAEWERAACTAITRGFRWGEVWEWTADRFEPYPGFVAHPDAGRSLAGFGRHRVLRGGSVATRWRMKEPRQRHSAPPERDELFCGFRSCAL, encoded by the coding sequence GTGGAGTGGGTGGACATCGACACGCCTGAGATGCGCCGCAGCGGGCGCGACCTGCTGTCGCTTGCGCTGATCGACAGCCGAAACTGCACCTTGCACCGTTTCAGCGCTTTCGAGCCGCCCCTGCAGTTGCCACCGGTCGCCGAATTCGATCCGCCACTGTGGACGCTTGGGCATGCCGGCTGGTTCCAGGAATACTGGGTCGGCCGCAACCTGGAGCGCCACCGCGGGCTGGCTGCCGACCCTCGGCGGCCCCGCCTGGCTTCGATCGAGCCGAATGCAGACGCCTGGTACGACCCGGCCGGCGTGCCCGCCGACCAGCGCTGGTCCCTGCCGCTGCCCTCGTCCGAGGCGACCCGCAGCTACCTGGTGGAAACACTGGAATCGACGCTCGAACTGCTGAACCACGCGCCCGAGACCGATGAGGGGCTCTATTTCTTCCGGCTTGCGCTGTTCCACGAGGACGCGCTGGCCGAGGGACTGGCGGTGGCGGCCCAGACGCTCGGCTTGCCGGTGCCCGGCCTGGAGTGGCCGCTGCCGGCCGCGCTGCGCGAGCCGATCGGCCTGCCGGGCGGCGGATGGCGCCTGGGCAGCGATCCGGCGGGCTTCGCCTTCGACAACGAAATGCCCGCGCACGAGGTGCGCCTGGCGGAGTTCGAGATCGACGCCCAGCCCGTCAGCTGGGCGCAGTACGCCGAGTTCATCGAGGACGGCGGCTATGACAACGCCGACTGGTGGACCGCCGAGGGCTGGGCCTGGCTGCAGCTGACGGGCCGGCGGGCGCCGCGCCATGTCGAGCAGGTGCGCCACCGGGTGATGGTGCGTCGCGGCAACAGCCTGGTCCAGGTGGCCGCGCAGACACCGGTCATGCATGTCAACTGGTACGAAGCGCGCGCCTGGTGCCGCTGGGCCGGCCGGCGCCTGCCGTCCGAAGCGGAGTGGGAGCGGGCTGCCTGCACGGCCATCACCCGCGGCTTCCGCTGGGGCGAGGTGTGGGAATGGACGGCGGATCGCTTCGAGCCCTATCCCGGCTTCGTCGCCCACCCGGACGCTGGCCGCTCGCTCGCGGGTTTCGGCCGTCACCGCGTGCTGCGGGGCGGCTCGGTCGCGACCCGCTGGCGCATGAAGGAGCCGCGCCAGCGGCATTCGGCGCCACCGGAGCGGGACGAGCTGTTCTGCGGGTTTCGCAGCTGCGCGCTGTGA
- a CDS encoding adenylate/guanylate cyclase domain-containing protein yields MNAASASPQRRSLSRTLPMAVLLFTIVPLIIAGSLSLAENAQRLRLEQERRTRQTAVLMAGRVRQLMLSVERMGTMLAGTPGTEDVVTGADPNGGTLYLELRSLVRSHPELDGARVLDASGRTLLGYPDEQFLKAPARLPPSQDAWWQPRAPGQGADMLLPVRVAGGPSTVLGWVALGVTPAALLDTIDLPDGDRREAQAVLSDLHTATPLATVSHPGVDESDALISDAPAHAGWQVRAVQSLATYRALVREDLLRFGAVALVVSCISAWVAWRYARGLARDVRGVARSARAIVKGHYLNAHVEVHRDDELGLLSQSFNHMSWELEKRERERDVFGRLVSPEVRDQLLQGELILGGYEVEVTVLLSDIRGFTQLCEAMKPRDIVLTLNEYFTRMTEAAQRYGGYVNNFMGDAMVVVFGAPKPDEHRVVRALYAAEAMQQALQAFNRERAAYGAPALVMGIGLASGTALAGQIGSPERCIYTVIGDTVNVAARLESLCKEHPEMVTFANAATHELLPPHLRELLQPMGERQLKGRDRSVQAYALPRDAQLPPPPAHLMRVVEEVL; encoded by the coding sequence GTGAACGCAGCGTCCGCGTCGCCGCAACGCCGCTCGCTCAGCCGCACCCTGCCCATGGCGGTGCTGTTGTTCACCATCGTGCCGCTGATCATCGCCGGCTCGCTCTCGCTGGCGGAGAACGCCCAGCGCCTGCGCCTGGAGCAGGAACGCCGCACTCGCCAGACGGCGGTGTTGATGGCCGGACGGGTGCGTCAGCTGATGCTCTCGGTGGAACGCATGGGCACGATGCTGGCAGGCACGCCGGGCACCGAGGACGTCGTGACCGGCGCCGACCCGAACGGCGGCACCCTCTATCTCGAGTTGCGCAGCCTGGTGCGCAGCCACCCTGAACTCGACGGCGCGCGGGTGCTGGATGCCAGCGGCCGCACGCTGCTCGGCTATCCCGACGAGCAGTTTCTGAAGGCACCGGCCCGGCTGCCGCCGTCGCAGGACGCATGGTGGCAGCCACGTGCGCCGGGCCAGGGAGCCGACATGCTGCTGCCGGTGCGTGTGGCCGGCGGCCCCTCCACGGTGCTGGGCTGGGTGGCCCTCGGCGTCACGCCAGCGGCGCTGCTCGACACCATCGACCTGCCCGACGGCGACCGGCGCGAGGCGCAGGCGGTCCTGAGCGACCTGCACACCGCCACGCCGCTGGCGACCGTGTCGCATCCGGGTGTCGATGAAAGCGACGCGCTGATCAGCGACGCGCCCGCGCATGCCGGCTGGCAGGTGCGCGCGGTGCAGTCGCTGGCCACCTACCGGGCGCTGGTTCGCGAGGACCTGCTGCGCTTCGGGGCGGTGGCGCTGGTGGTTTCCTGCATCAGTGCCTGGGTCGCCTGGCGCTATGCCCGCGGGCTGGCACGCGATGTCCGCGGCGTGGCGCGTTCGGCCCGTGCTATCGTCAAGGGCCACTATCTCAACGCCCACGTCGAGGTCCACCGCGACGATGAACTGGGCCTGCTGTCGCAGTCCTTCAACCACATGAGCTGGGAGCTCGAGAAGCGCGAGCGCGAGCGCGACGTGTTCGGCCGCCTGGTATCCCCGGAAGTGCGCGACCAGCTGCTGCAGGGTGAGCTGATCCTTGGTGGCTATGAGGTGGAGGTGACGGTGCTGCTGAGCGACATCCGCGGCTTCACCCAGTTGTGCGAGGCAATGAAGCCACGCGACATCGTGCTGACCCTTAACGAGTACTTCACCCGCATGACCGAAGCCGCGCAACGCTACGGCGGCTACGTCAACAACTTCATGGGCGATGCGATGGTGGTGGTCTTCGGCGCCCCGAAGCCGGACGAGCACCGGGTGGTGCGTGCACTCTATGCCGCCGAGGCCATGCAGCAGGCGCTGCAGGCGTTCAACCGCGAGCGCGCCGCCTATGGCGCGCCGGCCCTGGTGATGGGCATCGGGCTCGCCAGCGGCACCGCGCTGGCCGGGCAGATCGGCTCGCCCGAGCGATGCATCTACACCGTCATCGGCGACACCGTGAACGTCGCCGCGCGCCTGGAAAGCCTTTGCAAGGAGCATCCCGAGATGGTCACCTTCGCCAATGCCGCCACCCACGAGCTGTTGCCGCCCCACCTGCGCGAGTTGCTGCAGCCGATGGGCGAGCGCCAGCTCAAGGGCCGCGATCGTTCGGTGCAGGCCTACGCCTTGCCGCGTGACGCGCAGCTGCCGCCGCCACCGGCCCACCTCATGCGCGTGGTCGAGGAGGTGCTGTGA
- a CDS encoding polyprenyl synthetase family protein translates to MNAADFDRWAQGELARVESALMAWVPADAPVDLGAAMRYGVLDGGKRLRPLLVLAAAQAVDGHADAALRAACAVELIHAYSLVHDDMPCMDNDVLRRGKPTVHVKFGEANAMLTGDAMQALAFEVLTPEPEQVPPALQARLCRLLARAAGHEGMAGGQAIDLASVGRTLSEEELRDMHRRKTGALLRASVQMGAACGAPAEAAWEALSDYGWSVGLAFQVVDDILDVTQASETLGKTAGKDAHHQKPTYVSVLGLDAARRYAGELRERAQEALARSGLPHASWLSVLADKVVDRQS, encoded by the coding sequence ATGAATGCTGCCGATTTCGACCGCTGGGCACAGGGCGAACTCGCCCGCGTCGAGTCGGCCCTGATGGCCTGGGTGCCGGCCGACGCGCCGGTGGACCTGGGCGCCGCGATGCGCTACGGCGTGCTCGACGGCGGCAAGCGGCTGCGCCCGCTGCTGGTGCTGGCCGCCGCGCAGGCGGTGGACGGCCATGCCGACGCGGCGCTGCGGGCGGCCTGCGCGGTGGAGCTGATCCACGCCTATTCGCTCGTGCACGACGACATGCCCTGCATGGACAACGATGTGCTGCGCCGCGGCAAGCCCACGGTGCACGTGAAGTTCGGCGAGGCCAACGCCATGCTGACGGGCGACGCGATGCAGGCGCTCGCTTTCGAGGTGCTGACGCCCGAACCGGAGCAGGTGCCTCCCGCTTTGCAGGCGCGCCTGTGCCGCCTGCTCGCGCGTGCGGCCGGACACGAAGGCATGGCCGGCGGCCAGGCCATCGACCTGGCCAGCGTGGGCCGCACCCTCAGCGAAGAAGAATTGCGCGACATGCACCGTCGCAAGACCGGCGCACTGCTGCGCGCCAGCGTGCAGATGGGCGCGGCCTGCGGCGCGCCCGCCGAAGCGGCGTGGGAGGCCCTGTCCGACTACGGCTGGAGCGTGGGGCTGGCCTTTCAGGTGGTGGACGATATCCTGGACGTGACCCAGGCCTCCGAGACCCTGGGCAAGACGGCCGGCAAGGATGCGCACCACCAGAAGCCGACCTATGTGTCGGTGCTCGGGCTGGACGCCGCCCGCCGCTATGCCGGCGAGCTGCGCGAGCGCGCCCAGGAAGCACTGGCCCGCAGCGGCCTGCCGCATGCGTCCTGGCTGAGCGTGCTGGCAGACAAAGTCGTGGATCGGCAAAGCTGA
- a CDS encoding PEP-CTERM sorting domain-containing protein (PEP-CTERM proteins occur, often in large numbers, in the proteomes of bacteria that also encode an exosortase, a predicted intramembrane cysteine proteinase. The presence of a PEP-CTERM domain at a protein's C-terminus predicts cleavage within the sorting domain, followed by covalent anchoring to some some component of the (usually Gram-negative) cell surface. Many PEP-CTERM proteins exhibit an unusual sequence composition that includes large numbers of potential glycosylation sites. Expression of one such protein has been shown restore the ability of a bacterium to form floc, a type of biofilm.), translating into MLKRFAVASLAALAALGSAEAAPLQLILDRPGAQATDFDPVRSLDGRDYGFGALVAEAGAMVTYTLLGSESDYANVFEAAGAALGGTSLPGHDPRGQSILESVDSTRLLGFSFSTIWPAGYPRVVNGEPGAPFAIFGDGQTPVETEFGSFQYVLGFNDGGTDIDYDDLVIGVNAVPEPATTSLMLAGLLGGGWLLRRRKPR; encoded by the coding sequence ATGTTGAAACGCTTTGCAGTAGCGAGCCTCGCCGCCCTGGCAGCACTGGGCAGTGCCGAGGCCGCCCCCCTGCAGCTGATCCTGGACCGCCCGGGTGCCCAGGCGACCGATTTCGACCCGGTCCGCTCGCTGGACGGGCGGGACTATGGCTTTGGTGCCCTGGTGGCCGAGGCCGGCGCGATGGTCACCTACACCTTGCTCGGCAGCGAGTCCGACTACGCGAATGTGTTTGAGGCGGCCGGTGCCGCCCTGGGCGGCACCTCGCTGCCGGGGCACGACCCACGCGGCCAAAGCATCCTGGAGTCGGTCGACAGCACGCGCCTGCTCGGCTTCAGCTTCAGCACCATCTGGCCCGCCGGCTACCCTCGTGTGGTGAATGGCGAGCCCGGCGCCCCGTTTGCGATCTTCGGAGACGGCCAGACGCCGGTGGAGACCGAATTTGGCAGCTTCCAGTACGTGCTCGGCTTCAACGACGGTGGCACGGACATCGACTATGACGACCTGGTGATCGGCGTCAACGCGGTACCCGAGCCAGCCACCACCAGCCTGATGCTGGCCGGGCTGCTGGGCGGCGGCTGGCTGCTGCGGCGGCGCAAGCCGCGCTGA
- the dxs gene encoding 1-deoxy-D-xylulose-5-phosphate synthase, giving the protein MKYSLLETINSPGDLRRLPRQDLHRLAEELRDFLLHSVSQTGGHLSSNLGTVELTIALHYVFDTPHDRLVWDVGHQTYPHKILTGRRERMPTLRQLGGMSGFPRRDESEYDTFGTAHSSTSISAALGMALAARQKGEDRKAVAIIGDGAMTAGMAFEALNNAGYPHPVGTADMLVVLNDNDMSISPPVGALNKYLARLLSGRFYAAAREGAKQVLKNAPPLFELARRIEEHAKGLVVPATIFEEFGFNYVGPIDGHDLDSLVPTLENLRKLKGPQFLHVVTKKGYGYKLAEADPVAYHGPSKFNPAEGLKKAPAGKPSFTQVFGQWLCDMAERDERLVGVTPAMREGSGMVEFEQRFPKRYHDVGIAEQHAVTFAAGLACEGLKPVVAIYSTFLQRAYDQLIHDVAIQNLPVVFALDRAGIVGADGATHMGAFDIAFLRCIPNMSLMTPADENECRQLLYTAYCQDHPTAVRYPRGSGAGVAVETAMTELPFGKGEVRREGRRIAILAFGTLLYPALEAAGRLDATVANMRFVKPLDNALVEQLARNHDALVTVEEGCVVGGAGSAVAEALHAAGLTTPVLMLGLKDEFIEHGDPAKLLALQGLDAAGIERAILQRFGTKLELVRPAINQ; this is encoded by the coding sequence ATGAAATACTCTCTCCTCGAAACCATCAACTCCCCCGGCGACCTGCGCCGGCTGCCGCGCCAGGATCTGCACCGCCTGGCCGAGGAACTGCGCGACTTCCTGCTGCACAGCGTCTCGCAGACCGGCGGTCACCTGTCGTCCAACCTGGGCACCGTCGAGCTGACGATCGCGCTGCATTACGTCTTTGACACCCCACACGACCGCCTGGTGTGGGATGTGGGCCACCAGACCTACCCGCACAAGATCCTCACCGGCCGGCGCGAGCGCATGCCCACGCTGCGTCAGCTGGGCGGCATGAGCGGCTTTCCGCGCCGTGACGAGAGCGAGTACGACACCTTCGGCACCGCCCATTCGTCCACCTCCATCTCGGCGGCGCTCGGCATGGCGCTGGCAGCCCGGCAAAAGGGCGAGGACCGCAAGGCGGTGGCCATCATCGGCGACGGGGCGATGACGGCCGGCATGGCCTTCGAGGCCCTGAACAACGCCGGCTACCCGCATCCGGTCGGCACGGCCGACATGCTGGTGGTGCTGAACGACAACGACATGTCGATCTCGCCGCCGGTGGGCGCACTGAACAAGTACCTGGCCCGCCTGCTGTCGGGCCGCTTCTACGCGGCCGCCCGCGAAGGCGCCAAGCAGGTGCTGAAGAACGCGCCGCCCTTGTTCGAGTTGGCCCGGCGCATCGAGGAACACGCCAAGGGCCTGGTGGTGCCGGCCACCATCTTCGAGGAGTTCGGCTTCAACTACGTCGGCCCGATCGACGGCCACGACCTCGATTCGCTGGTGCCGACGCTGGAGAACCTGCGCAAGCTCAAGGGCCCGCAGTTCCTGCATGTGGTGACCAAGAAGGGTTACGGCTACAAGCTGGCCGAAGCCGATCCGGTGGCCTACCACGGCCCCAGCAAGTTCAACCCGGCCGAGGGCCTGAAGAAGGCGCCGGCTGGCAAGCCCAGCTTCACCCAGGTGTTCGGCCAGTGGTTGTGCGACATGGCCGAGCGGGACGAGCGGCTGGTGGGCGTGACGCCTGCCATGCGCGAGGGCTCGGGCATGGTGGAGTTCGAGCAGCGCTTCCCCAAGCGCTATCACGACGTGGGCATCGCCGAGCAGCATGCGGTCACTTTCGCCGCCGGCCTGGCCTGCGAAGGGCTGAAGCCGGTGGTGGCGATCTACTCCACCTTCCTGCAGCGGGCCTACGACCAGCTGATCCACGATGTAGCCATCCAGAACCTGCCGGTGGTGTTCGCCCTCGACCGCGCCGGCATTGTTGGTGCCGATGGCGCGACCCACATGGGGGCCTTCGACATCGCCTTCCTGCGCTGCATTCCCAACATGAGCCTGATGACGCCGGCCGACGAGAACGAATGCCGGCAGTTGCTCTACACCGCCTATTGCCAGGACCACCCCACCGCCGTGCGCTACCCGCGTGGCAGCGGCGCCGGTGTGGCGGTGGAGACCGCCATGACCGAACTGCCCTTCGGCAAGGGTGAGGTGCGCCGGGAAGGCCGGCGCATCGCCATCCTGGCCTTTGGCACCTTGCTGTACCCGGCGCTGGAGGCGGCCGGCCGGCTGGACGCGACGGTGGCCAACATGCGCTTTGTCAAGCCGCTGGACAACGCGCTGGTGGAGCAGTTGGCGCGCAACCACGACGCGCTGGTGACCGTGGAAGAAGGCTGCGTGGTCGGCGGGGCCGGCAGCGCGGTGGCCGAGGCCCTGCATGCGGCGGGCCTGACCACGCCGGTGCTGATGCTCGGCCTGAAGGACGAGTTCATCGAACATGGCGATCCCGCCAAGCTGCTGGCCCTGCAGGGCCTGGATGCGGCTGGCATCGAGCGGGCCATCCTGCAGCGTTTCGGCACCAAGCTGGAACTGGTGCGCCCGGCCATCAACCAGTAA